GAATGACGAAGGGCAGCCTCTACTACTACTTCAAAGACAAGGACGCCCTCCTCTACCAGTGCCATCTCCGCTGCATCGAGGTAAGCCTGCGCGCCCTCCGGAAGAGCCGCGCGAGCCGCCTGCCGCCGGACGTCCGTCTCCGCGAGGTGCTGACTTCGCACATCCGTGGGATCACCGAGGAGATCTACGGCTCGGTAATCATCACCGACCTTGAGAGCATCAGCCGGGCGCGGCGGCGGAAGATCGTGGCTGCGCGCGACCGGTTCGAGGGCGGGGTGCGCGACCTGATCCGCGAGGGCGTGACCCAGGGCGCCTTTCGGAAGGTTGACCCCAAGATCGCCGGCTTTGCCCTCCTCGGCGCCATCAACTGGATTGGCAAGTGGTACCGGCCGGAGGGGCCGCTCTCGTCGGTGGAGGTCGCCGAGCAGTTTGCCGACTTCCTCGTTGACGGCCTGCGGGCGGAGGCCTGAGGTGCGCGTCCTCGTCACCGGCGCGTCCGGTCTCATCGGCATGCACGCGACCGAGGCCCTGCGGGCGATGGGC
This Candidatus Rokuibacteriota bacterium DNA region includes the following protein-coding sequences:
- a CDS encoding TetR/AcrR family transcriptional regulator gives rise to the protein MAGTTMGQIAQRLGMTKGSLYYYFKDKDALLYQCHLRCIEVSLRALRKSRASRLPPDVRLREVLTSHIRGITEEIYGSVIITDLESISRARRRKIVAARDRFEGGVRDLIREGVTQGAFRKVDPKIAGFALLGAINWIGKWYRPEGPLSSVEVAEQFADFLVDGLRAEA